The Candidatus Limnocylindrales bacterium genome has a segment encoding these proteins:
- a CDS encoding helix-turn-helix domain-containing protein, with the protein MARPVTATRERILSAAFARFSHYGYRRTSMEDIAAEAGVSRASLYSQFQNKEEIFRTLASELHKAALAGVEAALARDAPLARRLVAAAEAKSLRFVEVAFASPHGGELLDENGRLCGDLGTQTEARFRELLTDALRRASRSGEIDLASVGLTAADAAELLSRAMSGLKGPGLTVPSYRKKLAALIRVFVAGFQSERRASR; encoded by the coding sequence ATGGCCCGGCCCGTCACCGCCACGCGCGAGCGCATTCTTTCCGCCGCGTTCGCCCGTTTTTCGCACTACGGCTACCGCCGCACGTCGATGGAGGACATCGCCGCCGAGGCCGGGGTTTCGCGCGCGTCGCTGTACAGCCAGTTCCAGAACAAGGAAGAGATCTTCCGCACGCTCGCGAGCGAGCTTCACAAGGCAGCGCTGGCCGGCGTCGAGGCTGCGCTCGCGCGCGACGCTCCGCTCGCCCGGCGGCTGGTCGCAGCGGCCGAGGCCAAGAGTCTGCGCTTCGTCGAGGTCGCGTTCGCATCCCCGCACGGCGGCGAGCTGCTCGACGAGAACGGGCGGCTGTGCGGCGATCTCGGCACGCAGACCGAAGCGCGCTTTCGCGAGCTGCTGACCGATGCGCTGCGGCGCGCATCGCGAAGCGGCGAGATCGACCTTGCGTCGGTCGGACTGACGGCCGCCGACGCGGCCGAGCTGCTTTCGCGCGCGATGTCGGGCCTGAAGGGCCCGGGCCTTACCGTTCCATCCTATCGCAAGAAGCTGGCCGCGCTGATCCGCGTTTTCGTCGCCGGCTTCCAGTCGGAACGTCGCGCCAGCCGCTGA
- a CDS encoding glutathione S-transferase family protein yields MNELILHHYWESPYAEKIRRVMGMKNLAWRSVIIPMMMPKPDLTALTGGYRKTPVLQIGADIYCDSDLIAREIDRRHPDPPLFPAESVALAMMLSSWQQEFFFLAVRTAGMSAPIFPPGFLKDRATMVDVPLTMEQAISDAPALLQQLRAKLDLLDRHLSTRRFVLGDVAGLADLSLFHPANTLRVVPQTTPLLEPFASVRSWMERIDAFGYGAITEMSPADAVEVARAATPERGGSVDPDEIIGLTAGDGVEVVHESFGRDPVAGELVSSTVQEIAIARRDDRAGDVVVHFPREHYKVKKL; encoded by the coding sequence ATGAACGAGCTCATACTGCATCACTACTGGGAGTCACCGTACGCGGAAAAGATCCGCCGCGTGATGGGCATGAAGAACCTCGCGTGGCGGTCGGTGATCATCCCCATGATGATGCCGAAGCCGGATCTCACGGCGCTCACCGGCGGCTACCGCAAGACGCCGGTGCTGCAGATCGGCGCCGACATCTACTGCGACAGCGACCTGATCGCGCGCGAGATCGACCGCCGCCATCCCGATCCGCCGCTGTTCCCCGCGGAAAGCGTCGCGCTCGCGATGATGCTCAGCTCCTGGCAGCAGGAGTTCTTCTTTCTGGCGGTACGAACCGCCGGCATGAGCGCACCGATTTTTCCGCCCGGTTTTCTCAAGGATCGCGCCACGATGGTCGACGTGCCGCTTACGATGGAGCAGGCGATCTCCGATGCGCCGGCGCTTCTGCAGCAGCTTCGCGCCAAGCTCGACCTTCTCGACCGGCATCTGTCCACGCGCCGGTTCGTGCTCGGCGACGTGGCCGGGCTTGCCGACCTGTCGCTGTTTCATCCGGCCAACACGTTGCGGGTGGTTCCGCAGACGACGCCGCTGCTCGAGCCGTTCGCCAGCGTGCGCTCATGGATGGAGCGCATCGATGCGTTCGGCTACGGGGCCATCACCGAGATGAGCCCGGCCGATGCGGTCGAAGTCGCGCGCGCGGCAACGCCGGAGCGCGGCGGCAGCGTCGATCCCGACGAGATCATCGGCCTCACCGCCGGCGACGGCGTCGAGGTCGTGCACGAAAGCTTCGGCCGCGATCCGGTCGCCGGCGAGCTCGTCTCGTCAACGGTTCAGGAGATTGCCATTGCTCGCCGCGACGATCGCGCCGGCGACGTCGTCGTCCATTTCCCGCGCGAGCACTACAAGGTGAAGAAGCTCTGA
- a CDS encoding sterol desaturase family protein → MTDLFRHASELWWGLAIFAIAIPIEHRFSTGMRPAASERLGNLGAMLLNFVAGGLLLKWVLAQPSSSWLRGYPGAPRAPLLENPLLYGLAAVFLIDGLYYLYHRLQHWSPLLWRIHAIHHSDPAVNITTARRTHFLERPLQFLLLIVPVLWILGFNAGGTAIAGGIGVALLYFAHMDLRLSLGPLTPLIVGPQYHRIHHDLDAHDHGTNFAQAFPLFDLLGGTYRKPEDDEFVKTGVKEYRTTADRWRPLIW, encoded by the coding sequence ATGACCGACCTGTTTCGACATGCCTCCGAGCTGTGGTGGGGGCTGGCCATTTTCGCGATCGCGATTCCGATCGAGCACCGTTTTTCGACCGGCATGCGGCCCGCGGCATCCGAGCGTCTCGGGAATCTCGGTGCGATGCTGCTCAACTTCGTGGCCGGCGGTCTCCTGCTGAAGTGGGTGCTCGCGCAGCCGTCGTCGAGCTGGCTGCGCGGCTATCCCGGCGCGCCGCGCGCTCCGCTGCTCGAAAATCCGCTTCTTTACGGGCTGGCCGCAGTCTTCCTGATCGACGGCCTCTATTACCTCTACCACCGGCTTCAGCACTGGTCTCCGCTTCTGTGGCGTATCCATGCGATTCACCACAGCGATCCGGCCGTGAACATCACGACGGCGCGGCGCACGCATTTCCTCGAGCGGCCGCTGCAGTTTCTTCTGCTGATCGTTCCGGTGCTGTGGATTCTTGGTTTCAATGCGGGCGGAACGGCGATTGCGGGCGGGATCGGTGTCGCCCTCCTTTACTTCGCCCACATGGACCTCCGGCTGTCGCTCGGCCCGCTGACGCCGCTCATCGTCGGACCGCAGTACCACCGCATTCACCACGATCTCGACGCCCACGACCATGGGACGAACTTCGCGCAGGCGTTTCCGCTGTTCGACCTGCTCGGCGGCACGTATCGCAAGCCCGAAGACGATGAATTCGTGAAGACCGGGGTCAAGGAATATCGGACCACGGCCGACCGCTGGCGTCCGCTGATCTGGTAG
- a CDS encoding di-heme oxidoredictase family protein → MLTLRGTIFAALAAALSVAGGLSAVRADEPATRGDRATLRADGATVRADGATVRADGTTIVDDVVLTELLQKAIDLRRREDFDRMLDARDPGELVEHATLTDLDFDYRKLGIDSLFIVGDELFSYPFRPENGWGGKGRRADAVDYTPSPRRVHEGLAGGPDAFACASCHSKGGPDGAGTQTQNAFLRGDGLAMHGADQRNPPHVLGLGPVEILAREMTAELAGEAAAARDKAKKEQQAVDEPLTAKGVSFGRIGAAADGTLDYANVEGIDHDLVVRPFGWKGHQARLREMIEESLQIHQGLLSKRIQLGVKDGTVDPAPYGKGRWDDVDEDGVSLEIDSGMLTTVVGYLAQLEVPVVRPPHDARLLDMFAAGSAKFDAIGCAGCHVRTLPIKDPKLDAADGTGRAPFLIDVSKDGDGPKVEPLFAGPGSPYLVHLFSDLKRHDMGEALASRGPEREVADREIPARMFLTRPLWGLAESAPYLHDGRAPTIDDAITLHGGEAAAARDAYVALPDSERASVRVFLTSLSRAPKLFVP, encoded by the coding sequence TTGCTCACGCTACGGGGAACCATTTTTGCTGCTCTGGCCGCCGCGCTGTCCGTTGCCGGAGGCCTGTCGGCGGTGCGTGCCGACGAACCCGCGACGCGCGGCGACCGCGCTACGCTGCGCGCCGACGGAGCGACGGTGCGCGCCGACGGAGCGACCGTGCGTGCGGATGGCACGACCATCGTCGACGACGTGGTGCTCACCGAGCTGCTGCAGAAGGCCATCGACCTGCGCCGCCGCGAAGACTTCGACCGCATGCTCGACGCGCGCGATCCCGGCGAGCTGGTCGAGCACGCCACGCTGACCGATCTCGACTTCGACTATCGCAAGCTCGGCATCGACTCGCTGTTCATCGTCGGCGACGAGCTGTTCTCGTATCCGTTCCGGCCCGAGAACGGCTGGGGCGGCAAAGGCCGCCGCGCCGATGCCGTCGATTACACGCCGAGCCCGCGGCGCGTGCACGAAGGCCTGGCGGGCGGACCCGATGCGTTCGCGTGCGCGAGCTGCCACTCGAAAGGCGGCCCTGACGGAGCGGGCACACAGACGCAGAACGCGTTCCTGCGCGGAGACGGTCTTGCCATGCACGGCGCCGACCAGAGAAATCCACCGCACGTGCTCGGCCTCGGCCCCGTCGAGATCCTCGCGCGCGAGATGACCGCCGAGCTTGCCGGCGAAGCCGCGGCCGCCCGCGACAAGGCGAAGAAGGAGCAGCAAGCCGTCGACGAGCCGCTGACCGCGAAAGGCGTCTCGTTCGGCCGCATCGGCGCCGCCGCCGACGGCACGCTCGACTACGCGAACGTCGAAGGCATCGACCACGATCTCGTCGTGCGACCGTTCGGATGGAAAGGCCACCAGGCGCGCCTTCGCGAAATGATCGAGGAGTCGCTGCAGATTCATCAGGGCCTCCTGTCCAAGCGCATCCAGCTCGGCGTAAAGGACGGCACGGTCGATCCGGCGCCGTACGGAAAAGGCCGCTGGGACGACGTCGACGAAGACGGCGTATCGCTCGAGATCGATTCGGGAATGCTGACGACGGTCGTCGGCTATCTCGCACAGCTCGAGGTGCCGGTCGTGCGGCCGCCGCACGATGCGCGCCTGCTCGACATGTTTGCCGCCGGCAGCGCGAAGTTCGACGCGATCGGCTGCGCCGGCTGCCATGTGCGCACGCTTCCGATCAAGGATCCGAAGCTCGACGCGGCCGACGGCACCGGCCGCGCTCCGTTCCTGATCGACGTGTCCAAAGACGGCGACGGACCCAAAGTCGAGCCGCTTTTTGCCGGGCCCGGAAGTCCGTATCTCGTGCACCTGTTCAGCGATCTCAAGCGTCACGACATGGGTGAAGCGCTGGCGTCGCGTGGCCCGGAGCGCGAGGTCGCCGATCGCGAGATCCCGGCAAGGATGTTCCTTACGCGGCCGCTGTGGGGACTTGCCGAATCCGCGCCGTACCTGCACGACGGGCGTGCACCCACGATCGACGACGCCATCACGCTGCACGGCGGAGAAGCCGCCGCCGCGCGCGATGCGTACGTGGCTCTGCCCGACAGCGAACGCGCGAGCGTGCGCGTGTTCCTGACGTCGCTGTCGCGCGCGCCGAAGCTGTTCGTGCCATGA
- a CDS encoding di-heme oxidoredictase family protein produces the protein MNIPTAKTARLRAASAVLMLAGVAAGAANADAPATAAASTYAAASADAAPPANAAASANAANCPPISRPPSLSLDAAREAFRDAERRHEWRMREAADPGALLRDTRAIVDKNPGMCVSRLAELGERLFEHEYDYADGLGTSAERAANGPFRRVHDGLVGGPETISCPSCHWVGGPNGAGAETDNALLAGDGDTLASADARNPQALVALGVVQALAHEMTLDLQKQKSDLISETGGSGPREKRLVSKGVDFGVLRVNAKGELDASGLDGVDADLVVKPFGWKGTRPDIESFATEALQLHLAVDSATELGQGALKALSAHLALLEMPIVEPLNQDRVLPAAATGMLPPTNTSFVDDFIRGRDEFQSLGCASCHRPMLLLRSAVLEVDGLPPIDLAREMRSPAIQYDEAVGGYPVWLFSDLKRHDMGAANRARHEQRGVAPEMYLTPRLWGVADSQPYLHDGRAPSLDYAIAGHDGEGAAARAAYAALSREDKGALRVYLMSLRRAPRVVVP, from the coding sequence ATGAACATACCCACCGCAAAGACCGCCCGGCTGCGTGCGGCATCTGCTGTCCTGATGCTTGCAGGTGTCGCGGCCGGAGCGGCGAATGCCGATGCACCGGCAACTGCCGCCGCATCGACATACGCTGCAGCATCGGCCGATGCCGCTCCGCCAGCGAATGCCGCAGCATCGGCGAATGCCGCAAACTGCCCGCCGATCTCGCGGCCGCCGTCGCTCAGCCTCGACGCCGCGCGCGAAGCGTTCCGCGACGCCGAGCGCCGCCACGAATGGAGAATGCGCGAAGCCGCCGACCCCGGCGCGCTGCTTCGCGACACGCGTGCGATCGTCGATAAAAATCCCGGTATGTGCGTCTCCAGGCTCGCCGAGCTCGGCGAACGCCTGTTCGAGCACGAGTACGACTACGCCGACGGTCTCGGCACGAGCGCCGAGCGCGCCGCGAACGGACCGTTCCGGCGCGTGCACGACGGCCTCGTCGGCGGACCCGAGACGATCTCGTGTCCGTCCTGTCACTGGGTCGGCGGCCCGAACGGCGCTGGCGCCGAGACCGACAACGCGCTGCTGGCCGGAGACGGCGACACGCTCGCGAGCGCCGATGCACGCAATCCGCAGGCACTGGTCGCGCTCGGCGTCGTGCAGGCGCTCGCGCACGAGATGACGCTCGATCTGCAGAAGCAGAAGAGCGACCTGATCAGCGAAACCGGCGGCTCCGGCCCGCGCGAAAAACGCCTCGTCAGCAAAGGCGTCGACTTCGGCGTGCTGCGCGTGAACGCAAAAGGCGAGCTCGATGCGTCGGGTCTCGACGGCGTCGACGCCGACCTCGTCGTCAAGCCGTTCGGCTGGAAGGGCACGCGGCCCGACATCGAAAGCTTCGCGACCGAAGCGCTGCAGCTTCATCTCGCCGTCGACAGCGCGACCGAGCTGGGGCAGGGCGCGCTCAAGGCGCTGTCCGCGCATCTGGCGCTTCTCGAGATGCCGATCGTCGAGCCGCTCAACCAGGATCGCGTGCTGCCCGCGGCGGCGACGGGCATGCTGCCCCCGACCAACACCAGCTTCGTCGACGACTTCATCCGCGGTCGAGACGAGTTCCAGTCGCTCGGATGCGCGAGCTGCCACCGGCCGATGCTCCTGCTCCGTAGCGCGGTGCTCGAGGTCGACGGGCTGCCGCCGATCGATCTCGCGCGCGAGATGCGCTCTCCGGCGATCCAGTACGACGAGGCGGTCGGCGGATATCCGGTGTGGCTGTTCAGCGATCTCAAGCGCCACGACATGGGCGCGGCCAACCGCGCGCGTCACGAGCAGCGCGGCGTTGCTCCCGAGATGTATCTTACGCCGCGACTTTGGGGCGTGGCCGACTCGCAGCCGTATCTGCATGACGGCCGCGCACCGAGCCTCGACTACGCAATTGCCGGACACGACGGCGAGGGCGCCGCCGCACGAGCCGCGTACGCCGCGCTGTCGCGCGAAGACAAGGGTGCGCTGCGCGTGTACCTGATGTCGCTCAGGCGCGCACCGCGCGTCGTCGTGCCTTGA
- a CDS encoding thrombospondin type 3 repeat-containing protein, producing MHLVNEAVRYAPTAELIADTDSDGLRDCLDNCPQAVNVDQRDCDSDRIGDPCDPDTVDTDGDGVDDRCDNCAGTANYNQDDDDEDGFGNACDSCVGDGDTDVDGDGVCSGVDNCLTVVNPDQIDTDNDHFGDACDHCVGFGVSDFDLDGRCDPVDNCLTLWNPDQHDCGFNAVGDACDPDFYDEDGDGIDSWCDNCPTVANPDQKNSDNDFPGDACDGCDGLGTTDRDGDGLCDPLDNCPDVANADPTDRNGNKTGDACEPQGQLDSGGCYFETDTIAPADGSEPAYDFIDISATGTPVTNIWTFQNVAIPIGFDFAFYGTTYQQLYVDRDGWLTFLRDQESHVTGFYIPSLGEPSGFIAAAAYESCQAQTSVWYQTTGDAPNRRFVLEFDAENRCFNPENTRVMEIVLSEGTGEILLQYRNARDEDATAGIENETGRVGLRVTGFEPVEFEHDAVRFVPAPGLSTDSDADGVVDCLDNCRAANADQADADHDGYGDACDNCNGPGNADIDGDGDCEKFDCSSDEDADFVCEDDDNCPAVANPEQRDCDGDGTGDVCDPDLADEDADGVDDACDNCVGVPNPGQEDGNGNRIADACEEQGRLDTGGCYSESDTLAPPDGTEPVFEDIDIQDTGTPVLAHFFMPDAIPIGFDFQFYGETYSQLYGSSSGLVSFIPNQFAGYYPRSLPSRFTPAASIVALWHDYVTYETTLWYQTVGEAPHRRLIVQSENDTYTPAYPNFWQIVLSEGSNTVLVQYRKSRAGVFTAVAGIQNETRTVGLAWAGRESVDLVRQAVLYTPTAALSSDRDGDSVPDCEDNCPDVANPGQEDTNYDGIGAACGCTVATTSVDPLCGDANSDCELTASDALLALRAAVDLVACANNVCDVNASGKVDTADALAILRKAVGLASVTSCTAL from the coding sequence ATGCACCTCGTCAACGAGGCAGTTCGCTACGCTCCGACCGCGGAGTTGATCGCCGACACCGACTCCGACGGTCTTCGCGACTGCCTCGACAACTGCCCGCAGGCTGTCAACGTCGACCAGCGCGATTGCGACTCCGACCGCATCGGAGATCCGTGCGATCCCGACACGGTCGACACCGACGGCGACGGCGTCGACGACCGGTGCGACAACTGTGCGGGCACCGCCAACTACAACCAGGACGACGACGACGAGGACGGTTTCGGAAACGCCTGCGACAGTTGCGTCGGCGATGGTGATACCGATGTCGACGGCGACGGAGTCTGCTCCGGCGTCGACAACTGCCTTACGGTCGTCAATCCCGATCAGATCGACACCGACAACGACCATTTCGGAGACGCATGCGACCACTGCGTCGGCTTCGGCGTGAGCGACTTCGATCTCGACGGCCGCTGCGATCCGGTCGACAACTGCCTGACCCTATGGAACCCCGACCAGCACGACTGCGGCTTCAACGCCGTTGGTGACGCATGCGATCCGGACTTCTACGACGAAGATGGAGACGGCATCGATTCGTGGTGCGACAACTGCCCGACTGTCGCGAACCCGGACCAGAAGAACAGCGATAACGATTTCCCCGGCGACGCGTGCGACGGCTGCGATGGCCTCGGGACCACCGATCGCGACGGCGACGGATTGTGCGACCCGCTCGACAACTGCCCGGACGTCGCCAATGCCGATCCGACCGATCGCAACGGCAACAAAACCGGCGACGCGTGCGAGCCGCAGGGCCAGCTAGACAGCGGCGGCTGCTACTTCGAGACCGACACGATCGCGCCCGCGGACGGCAGCGAGCCGGCGTACGATTTCATCGATATCTCCGCGACCGGAACGCCGGTGACGAACATCTGGACGTTCCAGAACGTGGCGATACCGATCGGTTTCGATTTCGCCTTCTACGGCACGACGTACCAGCAGCTCTACGTCGACCGCGACGGATGGCTCACATTCCTGCGAGACCAGGAGTCACACGTCACCGGTTTCTACATCCCGTCTCTCGGCGAGCCGAGCGGCTTCATTGCCGCGGCGGCGTACGAGTCGTGCCAGGCGCAGACGAGCGTGTGGTACCAGACGACAGGAGACGCGCCGAACCGAAGGTTCGTGCTCGAGTTCGACGCCGAGAACCGCTGCTTCAACCCAGAAAACACGCGCGTCATGGAGATCGTGCTGTCGGAAGGCACGGGCGAGATCCTGCTGCAGTACCGCAACGCGCGCGACGAAGACGCTACGGCCGGCATCGAGAACGAGACCGGCAGGGTGGGCCTGCGTGTCACGGGGTTCGAGCCGGTAGAGTTCGAACACGACGCCGTGCGATTCGTCCCCGCGCCCGGACTGAGCACCGACAGCGACGCCGACGGCGTCGTCGATTGCCTCGACAACTGCCGGGCGGCAAACGCCGACCAGGCCGACGCCGACCATGACGGCTACGGCGACGCGTGCGACAATTGCAACGGGCCGGGCAACGCCGACATCGACGGCGACGGCGACTGCGAGAAATTCGATTGCTCCTCCGACGAGGACGCGGACTTCGTCTGCGAAGACGACGACAACTGTCCGGCCGTCGCCAACCCGGAGCAGCGCGACTGCGACGGTGACGGCACCGGCGACGTTTGCGATCCCGACCTCGCCGACGAGGACGCCGACGGCGTCGACGACGCGTGCGACAACTGCGTGGGCGTCCCGAATCCCGGCCAGGAAGACGGCAACGGCAACCGCATCGCCGATGCCTGCGAGGAACAGGGCAGGCTCGACACCGGCGGATGCTACTCGGAGTCCGACACGCTGGCGCCGCCCGATGGGACCGAGCCCGTATTCGAGGACATCGACATCCAGGATACCGGCACGCCCGTGCTCGCCCACTTCTTCATGCCGGATGCCATTCCGATCGGCTTTGACTTCCAGTTCTACGGCGAGACGTATTCGCAGCTCTACGGATCGAGCTCGGGGCTCGTCAGCTTCATCCCGAACCAGTTCGCGGGGTACTACCCGCGATCGCTTCCGTCGCGCTTCACACCGGCTGCAAGCATCGTTGCGCTGTGGCACGACTACGTCACGTACGAGACGACGCTCTGGTACCAGACCGTCGGAGAGGCTCCGCACCGGCGGCTCATCGTGCAGAGCGAAAACGACACCTACACTCCTGCGTATCCCAACTTCTGGCAGATCGTGCTCAGCGAAGGCAGCAACACCGTTCTCGTGCAGTATCGCAAAAGCCGCGCGGGCGTGTTCACGGCGGTCGCCGGGATCCAGAACGAAACCCGCACGGTGGGCCTGGCGTGGGCCGGCAGGGAGTCGGTCGACCTCGTTCGCCAGGCCGTCCTCTACACTCCGACCGCAGCGCTCTCGTCCGATCGCGACGGCGATTCGGTTCCCGACTGCGAGGACAACTGCCCCGACGTCGCCAATCCGGGGCAGGAAGACACCAACTACGACGGCATCGGCGCCGCATGCGGCTGCACGGTCGCGACGACGTCGGTCGATCCCTTGTGCGGCGACGCGAACTCGGACTGCGAGCTGACCGCGTCGGATGCGCTGCTGGCGCTGCGCGCTGCGGTCGATCTCGTGGCGTGCGCGAACAACGTCTGCGACGTCAACGCCAGCGGGAAGGTCGATACGGCCGACGCGCTCGCGATCCTGCGCAAGGCGGTCGGGTTGGCGAGCGTCACGAGCTGCACGGCGTTGTAG
- a CDS encoding DUF1566 domain-containing protein has translation MRKMMTTVAIAAMLLSTSISLAADPVCGDVNDTSTITASDALLVLRKSVSQPVDLDCSAFDEQLAACEASLAGRNADLAACNTSLLAKNAELAACLSAPVCGNGVVEDGEDCDVGSLNSDDCVSQGFAGGTLDCSPGCIFDTTGCYALRFDASGSTIIDHETGLEWEKKTTTVSSGENPNDPHDVDNTYAWTTTGTAPDGDAFTDFLAKLNGGGSQDGLTTTGCYAGHCDWRLPTVEELLGIGAIGPAFQPDAEDAYWSASTNVGTKTMAWYVDTDDGSSQSSSKTTARFVRAVRSGV, from the coding sequence ATGCGAAAAATGATGACGACCGTAGCGATTGCCGCGATGCTGCTGAGCACCTCGATCTCGCTCGCCGCCGACCCGGTCTGCGGCGACGTCAACGACACCAGCACGATCACCGCCAGCGACGCACTGCTGGTGCTCAGGAAGAGCGTCTCCCAGCCGGTAGACCTAGACTGCTCCGCTTTCGACGAGCAGCTCGCGGCTTGCGAGGCATCGCTCGCAGGACGCAACGCCGACCTTGCAGCGTGCAACACCAGCCTGCTCGCGAAGAACGCCGAGCTGGCCGCGTGCCTCAGCGCGCCGGTCTGCGGCAACGGCGTGGTCGAGGACGGCGAAGACTGCGACGTCGGCAGCCTGAACTCGGACGACTGCGTCTCGCAGGGTTTTGCGGGCGGCACGCTCGACTGTTCGCCCGGCTGCATCTTCGACACGACCGGCTGCTACGCGCTGCGCTTCGATGCATCCGGCAGCACGATCATCGACCATGAGACCGGGCTGGAGTGGGAGAAGAAGACGACAACCGTTTCGAGCGGGGAGAACCCGAACGATCCGCACGACGTCGACAACACTTATGCGTGGACCACGACCGGCACCGCGCCCGACGGCGATGCGTTCACCGATTTCCTCGCGAAGCTGAACGGCGGCGGCTCGCAGGATGGACTGACGACGACCGGCTGCTACGCCGGCCACTGCGACTGGCGGCTGCCGACGGTCGAGGAGCTGCTCGGCATCGGCGCGATCGGCCCGGCGTTCCAGCCGGATGCAGAGGATGCTTACTGGTCGGCCTCGACAAATGTCGGGACGAAGACGATGGCCTGGTATGTCGACACCGACGACGGCTCGTCGCAGTCGAGCTCCAAGACGACCGCCCGGTTCGTTCGCGCCGTGCGCTCCGGCGTGTAG